One Bubalus bubalis isolate 160015118507 breed Murrah chromosome 10, NDDB_SH_1, whole genome shotgun sequence genomic window carries:
- the BEND3 gene encoding BEN domain-containing protein 3 encodes MNATEFSEDVEEVLKNNTVKVETEAEDAALDCSVNSRSSEKHSLDGVFTAVQDSSKRKPLGGEGPLDSVPSVKRRRLIPEALLAGMRNRENSSPCQGNGEPAGRGKNLGSVWPGEEEPGHDVSTPSYKKPLYGISHKIMEKKNPPAGDMLNTYELLEKVNPSNSPSPLRLLNETQKRDTSGPAAATDSDPNIYFLIQKMFYMLNTLSSNMSQLHSKVDLLSLEVSRIKKQVSPTEMVAKFQPPPEYQLTAAELKQIVDQSLSGGDLACRLLVQLFPELFSDVDFSRGCGACGFAAKRKLESLHLQLIRNYVEVYYPSVKDTAVWQAECLPQLNDFFSRFWAQREMEDSQPSGQVSGFFEAEPQVDAGHFLDSKEQEEALSLDRSSTIASDHVVDTQDLTEFLDEASSPGEFAVFLLHRLFPELFDHRKLGEQYSCYGDGGKQELDPQRLQIIRNYTEIYFPDMQEEDAWLQQCAQRINDELEGLGLDAGSEGEPPRDDCYDSSSLPDDISVVKVEDSFEGERPGRRSKKIWLVPIDFDKLEIPQPDFEVPGADCLLSKEQLRSIYESSLSIGNFASRLLVHLFPELFTHENLRKQYNCSGSLGKKQLDPSRIKLIRHYVQLLYPRAKNDRVWTLEFVGKLDERCRRRDTEQRRSYQQQRKVHVPGPECRDLASYAINPERFREEFEGPPLPPERSSKDFCKIPLDELVVPSPDFPVPSPYLLSDKEVREIVQQSLSVGNFAARLLVRLFPELFTTENLRLQYNHSGACNKKQLDPTRLRLIRHYVEAVYPVEKMEEVWHYECIPSIDERCRRPNRKKCDILKKAKKVEK; translated from the coding sequence GCACTCCTAGCAGGCATGCGGAACCGGGAGAACAGCTCGCCCTGCCAGGGCAACGGGGAGCCGGCAGGCCGGGGCAAGAACTTGGGCTCCGTGTGGCCAGGAGAGGAGGAGCCCGGCCACGACGTGAGCACGCCCTCCTACAAGAAGCCTCTGTATGGTATCTCACACAAGATCATGGAGAAGAAGAACCCTCCCGCGGGGGACATGCTCAACACCTATGAGCTCTTGGAGAAGGTGAACCCCAGCAACAGCCCCTCACCGCTGCGGCTCCTGAACGAGACACAGAAGCGGGACACTAGCGGCCCCGCAGCAGCCACCGACAGCGACCCCAACATCTACTTTCTCATCCAGAAGATGTTCTACATGCTCAACACGCTCTCCTCCAACATGTCACAGCTGCACAGCAAGGTGGACCTGCTCTCCCTGGAGGTGAGCCGCATCAAGAAGCAGGTGAGCCCCACTGAGATGGTGGCCAAGTTCCAGCCGCCGCCCGAGTACCAGCTCACGGCGGCCGAGCTCAAGCAGATCGTGGACCAGAGCCTGTCGGGCGGTGACCTGGCCTGCCGCCTGCTGGTGCAGCTTTTCCCGGAGCTCTTCAGCGACGTGGACTTCTCCCGGGGCTGTGGCGCCTGCGGCTTCGCGGCCAAGCGGAAGCTGGAGTCGCTGCACCTGCAGCTCATCCGGAACTATGTGGAGGTCTACTACCCGTCGGTGAAGGACACGGCCGTCTGGCAGGCCGAGTGCCTGCCCCAGCTCAACGACTTCTTCAGCCGCTTCTGGGCCCAGCGGGAAATGGAGGACAGCCAGCCCAGCGGCCAGGTGTCTGGCTTCTTCGAGGCCGAGCCCCAGGTGGATGCTGGCCActtcctggacagcaaggagcagGAGGAGGCCCTGTCCCTGGACCGCAGCAGCACCATCGCCTCTGACCATGTGGTGGACACGCAGGACCTCACCGAGTTCCTGGACGAGGCCTCATCCCCTGGCGAATTCGCGGTCTTCCTTCTGCACCGGCTGTTCCCTGAGCTCTTTGACCACAGGAAGCTGGGCGAGCAGTACAGCTGCTATGGGGATGGCGGCAAGCAAGAGCTGGACCCGCAGCGTCTGCAGATCATCCGCAACTACACAGAGATCTACTTCCCCGACATGCAGGAGGAGGATGCCTGGCTGCAGCAGTGTGCCCAGCGCATCAACGACGAGCTGGAGGGCCTGGGGCTGGATGCGGGCAGCGAGGGCGAGCCCCCGCGAGACGACTGCTACGACTCATCCAGCCTGCCAGATGACATCTCCGTGGTCAAGGTGGAAGACAGCTTCGAGGGCGAGCGGCCCGGCCGGCGGTCCAAGAAGATCTGGTTGGTGCCCATCGACTTCGACAAGCTGGAGATCCCACAGCCCGACTTCGAGGTGCCGGGCGCCGACTGCCTGCTGAGCAAGGAGCAGCTGCGCAGCATCTACGAGAGCAGCTTGTCCATCGGCAACTTTGCCTCGCGCCTGCTGGTGCACCTGTTCCCGGAGCTCTTCACCCACGAGAACCTGCGCAAGCAGTACAACTGCAGCGGCTCCCTGGGCAAGAAGCAGCTGGACCCGTCCCGTATCAAGCTCATCCGCCACTACGTGCAGCTGCTCTACCCACGGGCCAAGAATGACCGTGTCTGGACGCTGGAGTTCGTGGGCAAACTGGACGAGCGCTGCCGGCGCCGGGACACGGAGCAGAGGCGCTCCTACCAGCAGCAGCGCAAGGTCCACGTTCCGGGCCCTGAGTGCAGGGACCTGGCCAGCTATGCAATCAACCCCGAGCGGTTCCGGGAGGAATTTGAGGGGCCCCCACTGCCCCCCGAAAGGAGCAGCAAGGACTTCTGCAAGATCCCCCTGGACGAGCTGGTGGTGCCCTCGCCCGACTTCCCGGTGCCTTCACCATACCTGCTGTCCGACAAGGAAGTGCGCGAGATCGTGCAGCAAAGCCTCTCTGTGGGCAACTTCGCCGCCCGGCTGCTCGTCAGGCTCTTCCCCGAACTCTTCACCACCGAGAACCTGCGGCTGCAGTACAACCACTCCGGGGCGTGCAACAAGAAGCAGCTGGACCCGACACGCTTGCGGCTCATCCGCCACTACGTGGAGGCCGTGTACCCGGTGGAGAAGATGGAGGAGGTGTGGCACTACGAATGTATCCCGAGCATCGACGAACGCTGCCGCCGCCCCAACAGAAAGAAATGCGACATCCTGAAGAAAGCCAAGAAGGTGGAGAAGTGA